From a region of the Tiliqua scincoides isolate rTilSci1 chromosome 4, rTilSci1.hap2, whole genome shotgun sequence genome:
- the NELFCD gene encoding negative elongation factor C/D isoform X1, whose amino-acid sequence MEEPEYFGGTAAEWGDDTDGGVQQDDEYGEEDDAEVQQECLHKFSTRDYIMEPSIFNTLKRYFQAGGSPENVIQLLSENYTAVAQTVNLLAEWLIQTGVEPIQVQETVENHLKSLLIKHFDPRKADSIFTEEGETPAWLEQMIAHTTWRDLFYKLAEAHPDCLMLNFTVKLISDAGYQGEITSVSTACQQLEVFSRVLRTSLATILDGGEENLEKNLPEFAKMVCHGEHTYLFAQAMMSILSQEEQGGSAVRRIAQEVQRFAHEKGHDASQITLALGTAASYPRACQALGAMLSKGALNPADITVLFKMFTSMDPPPVELIRVPAFLDLFMLSLFKPGAKINQDHKHKYIHILAYAASVVETWKKNKRVSINKDELKSTSKAVETVHNLCCNENKGASELVAELSTLYQCIRFPVVAMGVLKWVDWTVSEPRYFQLQTDHTPVHLALLDEISTCHQLLHPLVLQLLVKLFETEHSQLDVMEQLELKKTLLDRMVHLLSRGYVLPVVGYIRKCLEKLDTDISLIRYFVTEVLDVIAPPYTSDFVQLFLPILENDSIAGTIKTEGEHDPVTEFIAHCKSNFIMVN is encoded by the exons ATGGAGGAGCCAGAGTACTTCGGGGGCACCGCGGCGGAGTGGGGGGACGACACCGATGGAGGCGTG CAGCAAGATGATGAATATGGAGAAGAGGATGATGCTGAGGTCCAGCAAGAATGTTTGCACAAATTTTCCACCAGAGATTACATAATGGAACCTTCCATTTTTAATACTTTAAAAAG GTATTTCCAGGCAGGTGGCTCTCCAGAGAATGTGATCCAGCTCTTATCAGAGAACTATACTGCTGTTGCTCAGACCGTAAATCTGCTGGCTGAGTGGCTCATTCAAACCG GTGTTGAGCCAATTCAGGTCCAGGAGACAGTGGAAAACCACTTAAAAAGCTTGCTTATTAAACACTTTGATCCTCGAAAAGCAGATTCCATTTTCACAGAGGAAGGAGAG ACCCCAGCATGGCTTGAGCAAATGATAGCGCACACTACATGGAGGGACCTCTTTTACAAACTGGCTGAAGCTCATCCAGACTGCCTTATGCTGAACTTCACTGTTAAG CTTATTTCTGATGCTGGATACCAAGGGGAGATAACCAGTGTGTCAACTGCATGCCAGCAGTTAGAGGTCTTTTCTCGAGTACTACGTACCTCTCTAGCTACAATCTTAGATGGTGGGGAAGAAAACTTGGAGAAGAATTTACCTGAGTTTGCT AAAATGGTGTGCCATGGAGAACATACTTACCTCTTTGCACAAGCTATGATGTCCATATTATCCCAGGAAGAGCAGGGTGGTTCTGCTGTACGCAGGATTGCTCAGGAGGTTCAGCGCTTTGCTCATGAGAA AGGACATGATGCTAGTCAGATCACGTTAGCTCTGGGTACTGCTGCCTCATACCCCCGAGCCTGCCAAGCCCTTGGTGCCATGCTATCAAAAGGAGCCCTGAACCCAGCTGATATTACAGTCTTATTCAAAATGTTCACAAGCATGGATCCTCCTCCAGTAGAACTG ATCAGAGTTCCTGCTTTCCTGGATCTCTTCATGCTGTCACTGTTTAAGCCTGGTGCTAAGATAAACCAGGACCATAAACACAAATATATCCATATTTTGGCATATGCAGCAAGTGTTGTGGAAACTTGGAAAAAG AACAAGAGAGTCAGCATAAATAAAGATGAGCTCAAGTCCACTTCAAAAGCGGTTGAGACTGTTCACAATCTCTGCTGCAATGAGAATAAAGGAGCTTCTGAACTTGTGGCAGAACTGAGCACCCTCTACCAGTGCATCAG ATTTCCAGTAGTAGCAATGGGGGTGCTGAAATGGGTTGACTGGACAGTGTCAGAACCCCGCTACTTCCAGCTTCAGACTGATCACACTCCAGTACACTTGGCATTATTGGATGAG ATCAGTACGTGCCATCAACTGCTTCATCCTCTGGTCCTGCAGCTTCTTGTCAAACTCTTCGAGACTGAACACTCTCAGCTAGATGTCATGGAGCAA CTAGAATTGAAAAAAACCCTTCTAGACAGGATGGTACACTTACTGAGTCGAGGGTATGTCCTTCCAGTGGTCGGCTACATTCGCAAGTGTCTTGAGAAGTTGGACACCGACATTTCTTTGATCAGATACTTTGTGACTGAG
- the NELFCD gene encoding negative elongation factor C/D isoform X2, with protein MEEPEYFGGTAAEWGDDTDGGVQDDEYGEEDDAEVQQECLHKFSTRDYIMEPSIFNTLKRYFQAGGSPENVIQLLSENYTAVAQTVNLLAEWLIQTGVEPIQVQETVENHLKSLLIKHFDPRKADSIFTEEGETPAWLEQMIAHTTWRDLFYKLAEAHPDCLMLNFTVKLISDAGYQGEITSVSTACQQLEVFSRVLRTSLATILDGGEENLEKNLPEFAKMVCHGEHTYLFAQAMMSILSQEEQGGSAVRRIAQEVQRFAHEKGHDASQITLALGTAASYPRACQALGAMLSKGALNPADITVLFKMFTSMDPPPVELIRVPAFLDLFMLSLFKPGAKINQDHKHKYIHILAYAASVVETWKKNKRVSINKDELKSTSKAVETVHNLCCNENKGASELVAELSTLYQCIRFPVVAMGVLKWVDWTVSEPRYFQLQTDHTPVHLALLDEISTCHQLLHPLVLQLLVKLFETEHSQLDVMEQLELKKTLLDRMVHLLSRGYVLPVVGYIRKCLEKLDTDISLIRYFVTEVLDVIAPPYTSDFVQLFLPILENDSIAGTIKTEGEHDPVTEFIAHCKSNFIMVN; from the exons ATGGAGGAGCCAGAGTACTTCGGGGGCACCGCGGCGGAGTGGGGGGACGACACCGATGGAGGCGTG CAAGATGATGAATATGGAGAAGAGGATGATGCTGAGGTCCAGCAAGAATGTTTGCACAAATTTTCCACCAGAGATTACATAATGGAACCTTCCATTTTTAATACTTTAAAAAG GTATTTCCAGGCAGGTGGCTCTCCAGAGAATGTGATCCAGCTCTTATCAGAGAACTATACTGCTGTTGCTCAGACCGTAAATCTGCTGGCTGAGTGGCTCATTCAAACCG GTGTTGAGCCAATTCAGGTCCAGGAGACAGTGGAAAACCACTTAAAAAGCTTGCTTATTAAACACTTTGATCCTCGAAAAGCAGATTCCATTTTCACAGAGGAAGGAGAG ACCCCAGCATGGCTTGAGCAAATGATAGCGCACACTACATGGAGGGACCTCTTTTACAAACTGGCTGAAGCTCATCCAGACTGCCTTATGCTGAACTTCACTGTTAAG CTTATTTCTGATGCTGGATACCAAGGGGAGATAACCAGTGTGTCAACTGCATGCCAGCAGTTAGAGGTCTTTTCTCGAGTACTACGTACCTCTCTAGCTACAATCTTAGATGGTGGGGAAGAAAACTTGGAGAAGAATTTACCTGAGTTTGCT AAAATGGTGTGCCATGGAGAACATACTTACCTCTTTGCACAAGCTATGATGTCCATATTATCCCAGGAAGAGCAGGGTGGTTCTGCTGTACGCAGGATTGCTCAGGAGGTTCAGCGCTTTGCTCATGAGAA AGGACATGATGCTAGTCAGATCACGTTAGCTCTGGGTACTGCTGCCTCATACCCCCGAGCCTGCCAAGCCCTTGGTGCCATGCTATCAAAAGGAGCCCTGAACCCAGCTGATATTACAGTCTTATTCAAAATGTTCACAAGCATGGATCCTCCTCCAGTAGAACTG ATCAGAGTTCCTGCTTTCCTGGATCTCTTCATGCTGTCACTGTTTAAGCCTGGTGCTAAGATAAACCAGGACCATAAACACAAATATATCCATATTTTGGCATATGCAGCAAGTGTTGTGGAAACTTGGAAAAAG AACAAGAGAGTCAGCATAAATAAAGATGAGCTCAAGTCCACTTCAAAAGCGGTTGAGACTGTTCACAATCTCTGCTGCAATGAGAATAAAGGAGCTTCTGAACTTGTGGCAGAACTGAGCACCCTCTACCAGTGCATCAG ATTTCCAGTAGTAGCAATGGGGGTGCTGAAATGGGTTGACTGGACAGTGTCAGAACCCCGCTACTTCCAGCTTCAGACTGATCACACTCCAGTACACTTGGCATTATTGGATGAG ATCAGTACGTGCCATCAACTGCTTCATCCTCTGGTCCTGCAGCTTCTTGTCAAACTCTTCGAGACTGAACACTCTCAGCTAGATGTCATGGAGCAA CTAGAATTGAAAAAAACCCTTCTAGACAGGATGGTACACTTACTGAGTCGAGGGTATGTCCTTCCAGTGGTCGGCTACATTCGCAAGTGTCTTGAGAAGTTGGACACCGACATTTCTTTGATCAGATACTTTGTGACTGAG
- the NELFCD gene encoding negative elongation factor C/D isoform X3, producing MEEPEYFGGTAAEWGDDTDGGQDDEYGEEDDAEVQQECLHKFSTRDYIMEPSIFNTLKRYFQAGGSPENVIQLLSENYTAVAQTVNLLAEWLIQTGVEPIQVQETVENHLKSLLIKHFDPRKADSIFTEEGETPAWLEQMIAHTTWRDLFYKLAEAHPDCLMLNFTVKLISDAGYQGEITSVSTACQQLEVFSRVLRTSLATILDGGEENLEKNLPEFAKMVCHGEHTYLFAQAMMSILSQEEQGGSAVRRIAQEVQRFAHEKGHDASQITLALGTAASYPRACQALGAMLSKGALNPADITVLFKMFTSMDPPPVELIRVPAFLDLFMLSLFKPGAKINQDHKHKYIHILAYAASVVETWKKNKRVSINKDELKSTSKAVETVHNLCCNENKGASELVAELSTLYQCIRFPVVAMGVLKWVDWTVSEPRYFQLQTDHTPVHLALLDEISTCHQLLHPLVLQLLVKLFETEHSQLDVMEQLELKKTLLDRMVHLLSRGYVLPVVGYIRKCLEKLDTDISLIRYFVTEVLDVIAPPYTSDFVQLFLPILENDSIAGTIKTEGEHDPVTEFIAHCKSNFIMVN from the exons ATGGAGGAGCCAGAGTACTTCGGGGGCACCGCGGCGGAGTGGGGGGACGACACCGATGGAGGC CAAGATGATGAATATGGAGAAGAGGATGATGCTGAGGTCCAGCAAGAATGTTTGCACAAATTTTCCACCAGAGATTACATAATGGAACCTTCCATTTTTAATACTTTAAAAAG GTATTTCCAGGCAGGTGGCTCTCCAGAGAATGTGATCCAGCTCTTATCAGAGAACTATACTGCTGTTGCTCAGACCGTAAATCTGCTGGCTGAGTGGCTCATTCAAACCG GTGTTGAGCCAATTCAGGTCCAGGAGACAGTGGAAAACCACTTAAAAAGCTTGCTTATTAAACACTTTGATCCTCGAAAAGCAGATTCCATTTTCACAGAGGAAGGAGAG ACCCCAGCATGGCTTGAGCAAATGATAGCGCACACTACATGGAGGGACCTCTTTTACAAACTGGCTGAAGCTCATCCAGACTGCCTTATGCTGAACTTCACTGTTAAG CTTATTTCTGATGCTGGATACCAAGGGGAGATAACCAGTGTGTCAACTGCATGCCAGCAGTTAGAGGTCTTTTCTCGAGTACTACGTACCTCTCTAGCTACAATCTTAGATGGTGGGGAAGAAAACTTGGAGAAGAATTTACCTGAGTTTGCT AAAATGGTGTGCCATGGAGAACATACTTACCTCTTTGCACAAGCTATGATGTCCATATTATCCCAGGAAGAGCAGGGTGGTTCTGCTGTACGCAGGATTGCTCAGGAGGTTCAGCGCTTTGCTCATGAGAA AGGACATGATGCTAGTCAGATCACGTTAGCTCTGGGTACTGCTGCCTCATACCCCCGAGCCTGCCAAGCCCTTGGTGCCATGCTATCAAAAGGAGCCCTGAACCCAGCTGATATTACAGTCTTATTCAAAATGTTCACAAGCATGGATCCTCCTCCAGTAGAACTG ATCAGAGTTCCTGCTTTCCTGGATCTCTTCATGCTGTCACTGTTTAAGCCTGGTGCTAAGATAAACCAGGACCATAAACACAAATATATCCATATTTTGGCATATGCAGCAAGTGTTGTGGAAACTTGGAAAAAG AACAAGAGAGTCAGCATAAATAAAGATGAGCTCAAGTCCACTTCAAAAGCGGTTGAGACTGTTCACAATCTCTGCTGCAATGAGAATAAAGGAGCTTCTGAACTTGTGGCAGAACTGAGCACCCTCTACCAGTGCATCAG ATTTCCAGTAGTAGCAATGGGGGTGCTGAAATGGGTTGACTGGACAGTGTCAGAACCCCGCTACTTCCAGCTTCAGACTGATCACACTCCAGTACACTTGGCATTATTGGATGAG ATCAGTACGTGCCATCAACTGCTTCATCCTCTGGTCCTGCAGCTTCTTGTCAAACTCTTCGAGACTGAACACTCTCAGCTAGATGTCATGGAGCAA CTAGAATTGAAAAAAACCCTTCTAGACAGGATGGTACACTTACTGAGTCGAGGGTATGTCCTTCCAGTGGTCGGCTACATTCGCAAGTGTCTTGAGAAGTTGGACACCGACATTTCTTTGATCAGATACTTTGTGACTGAG
- the NELFCD gene encoding negative elongation factor C/D isoform X4 codes for MEEPEYFGGTAAEWGDDTDGGVQQDDEYGEEDDAEVQQECLHKFSTRDYIMEPSIFNTLKRYFQAGGSPENVIQLLSENYTAVAQTVNLLAEWLIQTGVEPIQVQETVENHLKSLLIKHFDPRKADSIFTEEGETPAWLEQMIAHTTWRDLFYKLAEAHPDCLMLNFTVKLISDAGYQGEITSVSTACQQLEVFSRVLRTSLATILDGGEENLEKNLPEFAKMVCHGEHTYLFAQAMMSILSQEEQGGSAVRRIAQEVQRFAHEKGHDASQITLALGTAASYPRACQALGAMLSKGALNPADITVLFKMFTSMDPPPVELIRVPAFLDLFMLSLFKPGAKINQDHKHKYIHILAYAASVVETWKKNKRVSINKDELKSTSKAVETVHNLCCNENKGASELVAELSTLYQCIRFPVVAMGVLKWVDWTVSEPRYFQLQTDHTPVHLALLDEISTCHQLLHPLVLQLLVKLFETEHSQLDVMEQN; via the exons ATGGAGGAGCCAGAGTACTTCGGGGGCACCGCGGCGGAGTGGGGGGACGACACCGATGGAGGCGTG CAGCAAGATGATGAATATGGAGAAGAGGATGATGCTGAGGTCCAGCAAGAATGTTTGCACAAATTTTCCACCAGAGATTACATAATGGAACCTTCCATTTTTAATACTTTAAAAAG GTATTTCCAGGCAGGTGGCTCTCCAGAGAATGTGATCCAGCTCTTATCAGAGAACTATACTGCTGTTGCTCAGACCGTAAATCTGCTGGCTGAGTGGCTCATTCAAACCG GTGTTGAGCCAATTCAGGTCCAGGAGACAGTGGAAAACCACTTAAAAAGCTTGCTTATTAAACACTTTGATCCTCGAAAAGCAGATTCCATTTTCACAGAGGAAGGAGAG ACCCCAGCATGGCTTGAGCAAATGATAGCGCACACTACATGGAGGGACCTCTTTTACAAACTGGCTGAAGCTCATCCAGACTGCCTTATGCTGAACTTCACTGTTAAG CTTATTTCTGATGCTGGATACCAAGGGGAGATAACCAGTGTGTCAACTGCATGCCAGCAGTTAGAGGTCTTTTCTCGAGTACTACGTACCTCTCTAGCTACAATCTTAGATGGTGGGGAAGAAAACTTGGAGAAGAATTTACCTGAGTTTGCT AAAATGGTGTGCCATGGAGAACATACTTACCTCTTTGCACAAGCTATGATGTCCATATTATCCCAGGAAGAGCAGGGTGGTTCTGCTGTACGCAGGATTGCTCAGGAGGTTCAGCGCTTTGCTCATGAGAA AGGACATGATGCTAGTCAGATCACGTTAGCTCTGGGTACTGCTGCCTCATACCCCCGAGCCTGCCAAGCCCTTGGTGCCATGCTATCAAAAGGAGCCCTGAACCCAGCTGATATTACAGTCTTATTCAAAATGTTCACAAGCATGGATCCTCCTCCAGTAGAACTG ATCAGAGTTCCTGCTTTCCTGGATCTCTTCATGCTGTCACTGTTTAAGCCTGGTGCTAAGATAAACCAGGACCATAAACACAAATATATCCATATTTTGGCATATGCAGCAAGTGTTGTGGAAACTTGGAAAAAG AACAAGAGAGTCAGCATAAATAAAGATGAGCTCAAGTCCACTTCAAAAGCGGTTGAGACTGTTCACAATCTCTGCTGCAATGAGAATAAAGGAGCTTCTGAACTTGTGGCAGAACTGAGCACCCTCTACCAGTGCATCAG ATTTCCAGTAGTAGCAATGGGGGTGCTGAAATGGGTTGACTGGACAGTGTCAGAACCCCGCTACTTCCAGCTTCAGACTGATCACACTCCAGTACACTTGGCATTATTGGATGAG ATCAGTACGTGCCATCAACTGCTTCATCCTCTGGTCCTGCAGCTTCTTGTCAAACTCTTCGAGACTGAACACTCTCAGCTAGATGTCATGGAGCAA AATTGA